TGGATCGTGTTCGCACGCTCTACCACGATCATGGCGCGCGCCGACCGACACACCACCAACGCGGGGATCGCCTACATCCGGGACCGGGTCATGCCTGCGCTCGACGGCATGGACGGATGTGTCGGCCTGTCACTGATGGTCGACCGGGACTCCGGCCGGTGCATCGCCACGTCGGCATGGCGCTCCGCGGAAGCCATGCGCGCCGGCACCGCGGAACTGGACACCATCCGGTACCGGGCCGTCGAGGCCTTCGCCGCGACCTCCGCCACGGTCGACGAGTGGGAGATCGCCGTGGTGCACCGCGAGCAGTACAGCGCGCCGGGCGCATGTGTACGTGCCACCTGGCTGCGCACCCGGCCCGAACTGTTCGACCGCGCAATCGAGTTCTACCGCAGCTCGGTGCTGCCCTCGCTGGAGGAGTTGGAGGGCTTCTGCAGCGCCAGTCTCATGCTGGATCGCGCGTCGGGCCGGGCGGTCTCCTCGACCACCTTCGACAGCCAGGCCGCAATGGACCGCAACCGCGATCAGGCCAGGTCACTGCGCACGGCGCGGCTGCGCGATCTGAGCGCCGATCAACTCGACGTGGGCGAGTTCGAACTGGTGCTGGCGCACCTGCGCGTGCCGGAAATGGCCTGACGGACCGAGACATCGGCGTCGCACGGCGTTCGGTACGCCGTTTACGCCGCCGACAGCCGGGGTATCTCACCTGCACCCACCCAGCCATGGAGGAAAAATGACCATCACCGGCATCATCAGCGCCATTCTCATCGGCATCGTCGTCGGCGTGATCGGCCGTCTCGTCGTACCCGGGAAGCAGCCCATCGGGTTCCTCGTCACGATCCTCGTCGGCATCGTCGCCGCGTTCCTCGGCACCGCGCTCGCGCGGGCCATGGGGATCCCGACGGCCACCAACGGCATCGACTGGCTCGAGCTCCTGGTCCAGGTTGTCGTCGCCGCGATCGGCGTCGCCATCGTCGCGGCGATCATGGGTCGCCGAACCGGGGTTCTGGGTCGGCGGCGCTCCGGCCTGATGCGCTGACGCGCAACTGAAATACCCATCACACGGTCCCGGCTCGCCACGGCGGGCCGGGACCGTTCTCGTGCGGCCGATCCGTTTAGGGGCGGTGCGTACTGCGCTTTCAGCGCCGGCGGCGGATGATGGCGCGCAGCTTGTCCAGCCGGGTGGAGATCTCGCGTTCGTACCCGCGGTTGGTGGGCCGGTAGTAATCGACGCCCACCAACTCATCCGGCGGATACTGCTGCGCGACA
This genomic window from Mycolicibacterium goodii contains:
- a CDS encoding antibiotic biosynthesis monooxygenase is translated as MFARSTTIMARADRHTTNAGIAYIRDRVMPALDGMDGCVGLSLMVDRDSGRCIATSAWRSAEAMRAGTAELDTIRYRAVEAFAATSATVDEWEIAVVHREQYSAPGACVRATWLRTRPELFDRAIEFYRSSVLPSLEELEGFCSASLMLDRASGRAVSSTTFDSQAAMDRNRDQARSLRTARLRDLSADQLDVGEFELVLAHLRVPEMA
- a CDS encoding GlsB/YeaQ/YmgE family stress response membrane protein — its product is MTITGIISAILIGIVVGVIGRLVVPGKQPIGFLVTILVGIVAAFLGTALARAMGIPTATNGIDWLELLVQVVVAAIGVAIVAAIMGRRTGVLGRRRSGLMR